The Streptomyces sp. NBC_01317 genomic interval CATGGCGGGGGAGGAAGTGCGCTGGCTGCCACGTCGGCTGGCCAACGGAATCCCGCTGCCTGCCAACGACTTCTGGGCCTTCGACGAGTCCATGCTCCGCGTGCACCACTTCTCCGGCGACGGGGAGGTGGTCGAGGATGAACTCACCGACGCCCCCGCCATGATGGCGCTCTGTGTGGCGGCCTTCGAGAGGGTGTGGGAACGTGCCATCCCGCACGAGGACTTCGTGATCTGAACGAACGGCCGGCTCGCCACCATGCCCCAGCACCCCTCCGCCACCGCCCGCCAGGCCCGCGAGGCGCTCGCGGCACGCCTGCGCGATCTGCGGCTCGACGTTGGGATCTCGGGGCGTGAACTGGCCGTCAGGTGCGCGTGGTCCGAGTCGAAGACATCGCGGATCGAGAACGCCCGTACGCAGCCGTCGGATGCGGACATCCGAAGCTGGTGCGTGGCCTGTCATGCCGCCGACCGGTCGGAGGACCTGGTCGCGGCCAACAGGCAGTCCACCGAGGCGAATGTGGAGTGGCGGCGGCTTCAACGCTCCGGTCTACGAAACCTTCAGGAGGCGGGCGCGCCACTCTACGAACGTACGGCGCGATTCCGTGCGTACTGCTCCGACGTAGTGCCTGGCTTTCTACAGACGCCGGATTACGCGACCGCGCTGCTCACTTCCATTGCGTCCTTCCGAGGCACCCGGCACGACGTGGAGGAAGCTGTCGCGGCGAGGCTGAGGCGCAACAGAGTCGTACATGAAGACCGGCGTCAGTTCTTCCTCGTGATGGAGGAATCCGTTCTCCGGTACCGCATCGGCGACGACAGGACGATGTCCGCCCAGCTCGACCACCTCTTGTCGTTCACGGCCCGCCCCCATGTCAACCTGGGCGTGATTCCGTTCTCGGCCGTACGCACCATGTGGCCCTTGCCGACCTTCACCGTGTTCGACGCCGAACGCGTGCACGCCGACACACTGGACGCCGCCGTGACCTTGACCCAGCCGAGTCAGGTCGATCTGTACGCCAGAGCGTTCGACCTCCTCGCACGGCACTCCGTACGAGGAGAGTCTGCGCGGAAGCTGATCTCTGACGCTGCGGAACGTCTTCGCAGAGCCTGAGCACACCCGCTACAGGGCGTTACGCGTCAACCACTCGTCGTGGTTGTACGAGTCCCTCGACGGGTCCGGGGGCGTCGCCGGGACGGCCTGGACCGTGTCCTCCAGGCGGATGCGCTCCGGCAGTGTGCCGAAGCGGGTGTGGCGGGTTGCTTCGGCCTGGTCCTGGGGGGTCTTCGCATCGGGCATGTCGACGCCTCCTTCGTTGGAACGGGAACCTTCGGACGGTGGTGGCTATTCCTCGGCCGTCCGAGCGGTCTCTCGGGGGCCACCGCCCCGTCCCCCCCGTCTCTCCCGGCGACGTACCCTGGGAGCACCCCGGCCCGTGCGACGTGTCGGGCCCTTCGCGTTGTCCCCTCAGCCGCACCGCGGCAGCCCCGCTCAACGGATCTGGACGGAAACCACCCTTCATGAGCCTGCACGGTCTGCTCGACGCCGTCATCAAGGAC includes:
- a CDS encoding helix-turn-helix domain-containing protein, with protein sequence MPQHPSATARQAREALAARLRDLRLDVGISGRELAVRCAWSESKTSRIENARTQPSDADIRSWCVACHAADRSEDLVAANRQSTEANVEWRRLQRSGLRNLQEAGAPLYERTARFRAYCSDVVPGFLQTPDYATALLTSIASFRGTRHDVEEAVAARLRRNRVVHEDRRQFFLVMEESVLRYRIGDDRTMSAQLDHLLSFTARPHVNLGVIPFSAVRTMWPLPTFTVFDAERVHADTLDAAVTLTQPSQVDLYARAFDLLARHSVRGESARKLISDAAERLRRA